ATTCCACGCACGTGCTGGCGGCGGTTCGGGATCTGAACCGGCTGGAGCTGGCGGGTGAGTCGGTGCGGGCCTGTGTGGAGGCGCTGGCGGTCGCCGCACCGGGCTGGCTGGCCCACACCCTCGAGGTAGCCTCGTGGGGCAAGCGGTACACCGCGCGGGTGGACGCCTGGCGGTTGCCCACCTCCCAGGCCAAGCGCACCGAGCTGGCAGGGGTCTACGGCCAGGACGCCTTCGCGCTACTTGGGGCCGTGTACTCCGCGGCTGCGCCGGTCTGGCTGCGCGAGCTGCCCGCCGTCGAGGTGTTGCGGGTGGTGGTGCTGCAGAACTACACCCGAACGGTCACCAGGGACGGGCGGGAGGTGGTCAAGCGGCGGGAGGCAGACGAGGACGGTCTCCCGCCGGGCAGGTGTCGGGTGACCTCGCCGTATGACACCGACGCCCGCTGCGGCGGCAAGCGCGACACCTTCTGGAACGGCTACAAGGTGCACGTCAGCGAGACCTGCGATCCCCCCGAGGTCCCCGACGGTGCGGGCACGGCCGACGGCGCCGACGACCAGCAGGGGCAGTCCGCACTGGTTGGGCAAGCCACCGAGGTGCCCAACATCATCACAGGCGTTCAGACCACCGACGCCACCGTGCCCGACACCGCGATGACCGAACCGATCCACCGGCAGCTTGCCCGCCGCGGCCTGCTCCCGGCTGAGCACTACCTCGACTCCGGCTACCCCTCGGCGGAGTTGCTCGTCGGCTCGCTGGCCACCTTCGGCATCGCCTTGATCACCCCCGTGCTGCTGGACACCTCCGCCCAGGCCCGCGCCGGTGCCGGGTTCGACCGGGCCGCGTTTCACATCGACTGGGATGCTCAGCAGGTGACCTGCCCGCAACGACAGCGCAGCGCCTCCTGGAGCCCCTGCACCCAGCGCGGCACCGAGGCGATCGTGGTGAAGTTCCCCGGCGAGGTCTGCCAGGCCTGCCCGGTCCGCGACCGGTGCACCACCGCCGGCCGCGGCGGACGCCAGCTCACGTTGCGGCCCCGCGAGGTCCAGCAGGCCCTGGATGACGCCCGCGCCCAGCAAGACACCAAGAACTGGCAGGCCAAGTATGCCCTGCGCGCCGGGGTCGAAGGCACCATCCACCAGGCCGTCGCCGTCACCGACATGCGACACGCCCGCTATCGCGGCCGCAGGAAGGTTCACCTGGAACATGTGCTGTCAGCCGTGGCCCTCAACCTGATCCGCCTGGACCACTG
This Actinomycetes bacterium DNA region includes the following protein-coding sequences:
- a CDS encoding IS1182 family transposase, giving the protein MSMQPRPWPQIPEATVRAARAAAAKGPYPLAMRIRDELGELFADAEFAEAFGVRGKPGWSPGRLALVTVLQMAEDLTDRAAAHRVRFGMDWKYALGMELDDPGLDASVLCEFRTRVIQYGLEERVLDLLLAALKEKGLVKAGGKQRTDSTHVLAAVRDLNRLELAGESVRACVEALAVAAPGWLAHTLEVASWGKRYTARVDAWRLPTSQAKRTELAGVYGQDAFALLGAVYSAAAPVWLRELPAVEVLRVVVLQNYTRTVTRDGREVVKRREADEDGLPPGRCRVTSPYDTDARCGGKRDTFWNGYKVHVSETCDPPEVPDGAGTADGADDQQGQSALVGQATEVPNIITGVQTTDATVPDTAMTEPIHRQLARRGLLPAEHYLDSGYPSAELLVGSLATFGIALITPVLLDTSAQARAGAGFDRAAFHIDWDAQQVTCPQRQRSASWSPCTQRGTEAIVVKFPGEVCQACPVRDRCTTAGRGGRQLTLRPREVQQALDDARAQQDTKNWQAKYALRAGVEGTIHQAVAVTDMRHARYRGRRKVHLEHVLSAVALNLIRLDHWWNGHPMDRTRTSHLARLELALAA